One window from the genome of Leptidea sinapis chromosome 24, ilLepSina1.1, whole genome shotgun sequence encodes:
- the LOC126971775 gene encoding uncharacterized protein LOC126971775, whose amino-acid sequence MSTLSSSKNHSKKVINSSRERDKIKPITSESGGSSQCDTPPLTEKDGSSTQGKFAGIGPDSIICMGEQIGAEMSAEAATNLAEDVSYKLRQTISAISLHSELMKKSVLDSWDVNTLLMLTDTSPIIGTSSTQYTTITSGDEKLCVETETLVNITDKALKSQSYVFSSVPTMTVEWIMDERSLSGSSNIGSNLQNYYTKVARAILNLKKKPKQIAVQDLTTNTRIGPIFPNLFNLAVLVLNDDNLNALNVPAKKPLQSNVLDMVDALCSNPCSMDTNIQQQFQRLFPVMVSNILGNGSLAEKMVAILTKITRTWPSFIIIGKGILFDYLSQGTKDRLTAPMIRCVMALGRGALIECLGDHLEHLDNSIHAPRRNHRQCDLRETMLDVSTCLLRSELTTYLEDFVTTDYTLYEMLGDSILPRRTLFPYLENQQSESEKSEKCDEDLYMPLRTLCRAKVKVIPPNVRKKLQHDVFEVSNYRRRSIVIKIKNCRSLNILKPNRTVFSGSVSDVKGVLIASGLLNRFKYNVKQDITFPVFGALSL is encoded by the exons atgtcgaCGTTAAGCAGCTCCAAGAACCATTccaaaaaagtaataaatagtaGTCGTGAACGTGATAAAATTAAACCTATAACTTCAGAATCTGGTGGTTCGAGTCAATGCGATACTCCACCTCTCACTGAGAAG gatggcagCTCAACTCAAGGAAAATTTGCGGGTATTGGGCCAGACTCTATTATTTGTATGGGTGAACAAATTGGAGCAGAGATGAGTGCTGAAGCAGCAACCAACCTGGCTGAAGATGTTAGCTACAAGTTGAGACAGACTATTAGT GCTATATCATTGCACAGTGAATTGATGAAAAAGTCTGTGTTGGATAGTTGGGATGTGAACACTCTCCTCATGCTGACCGACACCAGCCCGATTATTGGCACTTCTTCTACTCAATATACAACAATAACCTCGGGAGATGAAAAACTATGTGTTGAAACA GAAACTCTAGTAAATATAACAGATAAGGCATTAAAAAGTCAGAGCTATGTGTTTTCATCTGTGCCAACAATGACAGTTGAATGGATAATGGATGAGAGAAGTTTAAGCGGCAGTAGTAACATTGGTTCTAATTTACAAAACTACTATACAAAAGTGGCTAGAG CAATTTTAAATCTTAAGAAGAAACCGAAGCAGATAGCAGTTCAAGATCTGACAACGAATACTCGAATAGGCCCCATATTCCCAAACTTGTTCAACCTGGCTGTGCTAGTATTAAACGATGATAATTTGAACGCGCTGAATGTTCCCGCCAAGAAGCCGCTTCAATCGAATGTTCTGGATATGGTTGACGCGTTGTGTTCTAACCCTTGCAGCATGGACACTAATATTCAACAGCAG TTTCAGAGATTGTTTCCCGTCATGGTCTCAAATATATTAGGCAATGGATCACTGGCAGAGAAAATGGTTGCAATATTAACGAAAATAACAAGGACTTGGCCATCATTCATTATTATAG GTAAAGGTATTCTTTTCGACTACCTCTCGCAAGGTACGAAGGACCGTCTCACGGCACCCATGATCCGCTGTGTGATGGCCCTGGGTCGCGGCGCGCTGATCGAATGCCTAGGTGATCACTTGGAGCACCTGGATAATAGTATACACGCACCTCGGAGGAATCATAGACAATGCGACCTGAGAGAGACAATGCTG GACGTTTCAACATGTCTTTTGAGATCGGAGCTTACAACATATCTGGAAGATTTCGTTACAACAGACTACACATTATATGAAATGCTCGGAGACTCAATATTACCCAGGAGAACTTTGTTCCCTTACCTAG AAAATCAACAAAGTGAGAGTGAAAAAAGTGAAAAGTGTGATGAAGACTTGTATATGCCCCTCCGGACGTTATGTCGGGCAAAAGTCAAAGTGATACCtccaaatgtcagaaaaaagtTGCAGCATGACGTGTTTGAAGTGTCTAACTATAGGAGAAGaagtattgttataaaaataaaaaactgtagAAGTTTGAATATATTGAAGCCGAACAGAACAGTGTTTAGTGGATCTGTGTCCGATGTTAAAGGTGTTTTGATCGCTAGTGGTCTGTTAAATAGGTTTAAATATAATGTCAAACAAGATATCACGTTCCCAGTATTTGGAGCATTGTCTCTGtga